Proteins from a single region of Streptomyces sp. TN58:
- a CDS encoding Uma2 family endonuclease encodes MTISDSDRLHSQLSRYEDMFPGYRTEIVEGAIVMSPVKPHHNETIWDVRDLLKPQLPTGWAFISDVAVPFDESNEFCPDLAVIPDAERRKNLSAYPPDLIELAVEVVSPSSVRNDYEVKDRAYARRGIPHYLIFDPYKAHCVTLWNPGPDGYRGRDTIPYGGRVAVETGIGKLLIDTAGLPVDPGAVSP; translated from the coding sequence GTGACCATCTCGGATAGCGACCGCCTGCACTCACAGCTCAGCCGGTACGAGGACATGTTCCCGGGGTACCGGACCGAGATTGTCGAGGGTGCCATCGTGATGAGCCCGGTCAAGCCCCACCACAACGAGACGATCTGGGACGTGCGGGACTTGTTGAAACCGCAACTCCCGACCGGGTGGGCCTTCATCTCCGATGTCGCGGTCCCCTTCGACGAAAGCAACGAGTTCTGCCCGGACCTCGCCGTCATTCCGGATGCCGAGCGCCGTAAGAACCTCAGCGCCTACCCGCCCGACCTCATCGAGCTGGCCGTCGAGGTCGTCTCCCCGAGCAGCGTCCGCAACGACTACGAGGTGAAGGACCGGGCCTACGCCCGGCGCGGCATCCCGCACTACCTGATCTTCGATCCGTACAAGGCGCACTGCGTGACCCTGTGGAACCCCGGCCCCGACGGCTACCGCGGCCGGGACACCATCCCGTACGGCGGGAGAGTCGCGGTCGAGACGGGGATCGG